The Desulfuromonas versatilis genome has a segment encoding these proteins:
- a CDS encoding lipopolysaccharide biosynthesis protein, whose protein sequence is MEKGDGLVKSSISILLAQGFNTILSVVFIAFFARVFSKEQMAIYAILTMFADWGEIIGGLGMGTLVVKNALEIKETKTKIDLQKFVTSIVIYRTVGMVIFTSVIILFSDYIAVLIFADHKYSKILKYVAVVSFFMAVSSTFSHVQTSFQYFHSNSKINVITFFAQKLFCVIGFFSYGLEGFITGHLVGTILGICLRVNYLKGLFVREIYSFTDIWKQSRSYLGLKVVRSFVDQIDKPLIGTFLGAEGLANYHIVRRLYDNLYQLLLAVVVPLGVKFGEIKTLGHQELQRHYEKGFVVSTFMIAPICTMLFIVSSPLVELYAGAKYEEAGKVLALFGFTIIASLVWQITREASLRLLLPSRLFIQYTTSAFVTSLSYLVLLPILREVGVPIAMGLGFIAGSVPLIKYLKTQCNLIFPLKEFLIALGGGVFSFSAVVPVMIVNESLPKLIVGTLCVSVLALLYFQKYAPTEIVSICKKIKICIVKEVKQ, encoded by the coding sequence ATGGAGAAAGGAGACGGGTTAGTTAAGTCGTCTATAAGCATCTTGTTAGCGCAGGGCTTCAATACAATTTTATCAGTGGTATTTATAGCCTTCTTCGCTCGGGTTTTTTCAAAGGAACAAATGGCTATTTACGCTATTTTAACAATGTTCGCGGATTGGGGAGAAATTATAGGTGGGCTTGGAATGGGAACATTGGTGGTTAAAAATGCTTTAGAGATAAAGGAGACAAAAACAAAGATTGATTTGCAAAAATTCGTAACTAGTATAGTAATATATAGAACTGTAGGAATGGTTATATTTACGTCGGTAATTATTTTATTTTCCGACTATATCGCAGTACTAATATTTGCAGATCATAAATATAGTAAAATTCTAAAGTATGTGGCTGTTGTTTCATTTTTTATGGCGGTGTCATCAACATTCAGTCATGTTCAAACCTCATTTCAATATTTTCACAGTAACTCAAAAATAAATGTAATAACATTCTTTGCTCAAAAATTGTTTTGCGTTATAGGGTTTTTTTCTTATGGGCTTGAAGGTTTTATAACAGGACATCTCGTAGGTACAATTTTGGGGATATGCCTGAGGGTTAACTATTTGAAAGGTCTTTTTGTCCGTGAAATTTATAGTTTTACCGATATTTGGAAGCAAAGTAGGAGTTATCTAGGGTTGAAGGTTGTTCGGAGTTTTGTGGATCAAATTGATAAACCGCTTATCGGTACGTTCTTGGGGGCCGAAGGGTTGGCCAATTACCATATAGTTAGAAGGTTATATGACAACCTTTATCAGTTATTATTGGCGGTAGTTGTTCCATTGGGAGTTAAATTTGGCGAAATAAAGACGTTGGGACATCAAGAATTGCAGCGACATTATGAAAAAGGTTTTGTTGTCTCCACATTTATGATAGCCCCAATTTGTACAATGTTGTTTATAGTTAGTTCTCCATTGGTAGAACTATACGCAGGAGCAAAATATGAAGAAGCAGGAAAAGTGTTGGCCTTATTTGGCTTTACTATTATTGCATCTCTTGTGTGGCAAATAACAAGAGAAGCCTCTTTGAGGTTGTTATTGCCATCAAGGCTGTTTATACAATATACAACTTCAGCATTTGTAACCTCATTGAGTTATTTGGTGTTGTTGCCAATATTGAGGGAAGTTGGTGTGCCAATAGCAATGGGGCTCGGGTTTATAGCCGGTTCGGTCCCTCTTATCAAGTATTTGAAAACTCAGTGCAACCTTATATTCCCGTTAAAAGAGTTTTTAATAGCATTGGGTGGAGGTGTATTCTCTTTTTCGGCTGTTGTTCCTGTTATGATCGTAAATGAAAGTTTACCAAAGCTTATTGTCGGGACGCTATGCGTTTCTGTTCTTGCATTATTGTACTTTCAGAAATATGCACCAACTGAGATCGTAAGTATTTGCAAAAAAATAAAAATCTGCATAGTCAAGGAAGTCAAGCAATAA
- a CDS encoding O-antigen ligase family protein yields MAFILSKKHNDSAVFEADFCKLLIECCLYLSISIRVFAPQLGVLRVEGLSGAIIVGSGLLTFLFVRLRGEKLCMSIYFSSAILLFASITNFKVEGKLDREILFFVSVLLMMYYVVDKKVVVYRACLVMALCVYGAIAIGGEYYGDVHGSQRLNLEGGVGSMFANSNDLAQLAVIVGLILLFGMRGEKKFNRIFRLVIVFSLFSVVLLTLSRQGLIMMLVGLVFFSLTTFEKKEKWTLILLVVVAIISIGLFYESIEKIYSGYYYRFQTESQRIGYWEVALEDMKDTIIYGQGGQGGYSSVGIKPHSAFLYLHYAFGSLAAFSYVLWIFYLVFSVKRLICSNVVDLTSKIEGFLYMSIFFMAQFTTVFAPSNYGFILALAIFERKTNVIQGAKNYGR; encoded by the coding sequence ATGGCGTTTATTTTATCAAAAAAACATAACGACTCGGCAGTATTCGAAGCAGACTTCTGTAAGTTGTTGATAGAGTGTTGTTTGTATTTATCAATATCAATCAGGGTTTTTGCTCCACAATTGGGTGTTTTGAGAGTAGAGGGTTTGTCTGGGGCCATAATAGTCGGTTCTGGATTATTGACTTTTTTATTCGTGAGGCTTAGAGGTGAGAAATTATGCATGTCGATTTATTTTTCATCTGCCATATTGCTATTTGCAAGCATAACTAACTTTAAAGTTGAGGGAAAATTAGATAGAGAAATACTATTTTTCGTTAGCGTTCTGTTGATGATGTATTATGTTGTCGATAAAAAAGTTGTAGTATATAGGGCATGTCTTGTAATGGCATTGTGTGTATATGGAGCTATTGCAATAGGTGGTGAATATTACGGAGATGTCCATGGGTCACAAAGGCTCAATCTGGAGGGAGGGGTAGGGTCAATGTTCGCAAATTCGAATGACCTTGCCCAATTGGCTGTCATCGTTGGTTTGATTTTACTTTTCGGCATGAGGGGTGAAAAAAAATTTAACAGGATATTCAGGTTGGTTATTGTGTTTAGTTTATTTTCAGTTGTGCTTTTAACTTTGTCAAGGCAGGGACTTATAATGATGTTGGTTGGACTTGTTTTTTTTTCATTAACAACATTTGAAAAAAAAGAAAAATGGACGTTAATACTGCTTGTGGTAGTAGCTATTATATCAATAGGGCTATTTTACGAAAGTATAGAAAAAATATATAGTGGATATTATTATAGATTTCAAACTGAAAGTCAAAGAATTGGGTACTGGGAAGTAGCATTGGAAGACATGAAAGATACGATTATTTATGGACAAGGTGGGCAGGGTGGATATTCCTCTGTTGGGATCAAGCCTCACTCGGCGTTTCTGTATTTGCATTATGCTTTTGGGTCTCTCGCTGCCTTCTCGTATGTTTTGTGGATTTTTTATTTAGTCTTTTCTGTCAAAAGATTGATCTGTTCAAATGTGGTGGATTTGACTTCTAAAATAGAGGGCTTTTTGTATATGTCCATATTCTTTATGGCTCAATTTACCACTGTCTTTGCACCAAGTAATTACGGATTTATATTGGCATTAGCAATTTTTGAAAGAAAAACTAATGTTATTCAAGGGGCAAAGAATTATGGTAGATAA
- a CDS encoding glycosyltransferase: MVDKNRPYKVLVVCSNLGVGGAEVQLAKILVGLDREKFIVSVAYFMPIVDFPQAILCRGGVKTIFLGSEKWNKFKCLYEVAKFIKKEGFDIVHCWLHTANFYGGFPALMNRVPVVFGGLQGNVELCRPWDFVYRLLNFRFTSWIVNSQELKNNLKKNSGVNGNEISIVRNGVELPILTQEKHYKHSNEHGNSLTVGFAGRLHQIKNPLLFLHMAKTLLDGGIFAKFLVAGDGPMMEQVKKFVEENCLQDHVSLLGIVKEMEVFYRKIDILVLTSDSESCPNVLLEAMSYQIPVVSTRCTDMSSFLMDGKNGFVVDRGDVKNLVYRVKMLLIDGNIRKKMGKFGRVVVEEKFNLKNTVSELENVYLAACSKKLSRGRR; encoded by the coding sequence ATGGTAGATAAAAACAGGCCATATAAGGTTTTAGTGGTTTGTAGCAATTTAGGTGTAGGTGGGGCCGAGGTACAGCTGGCGAAGATACTCGTAGGATTAGATAGGGAAAAGTTTATCGTAAGTGTCGCATATTTTATGCCGATAGTCGATTTCCCGCAGGCTATTCTGTGCCGTGGTGGGGTTAAGACGATATTTTTAGGTTCAGAAAAATGGAACAAATTTAAATGTCTGTATGAGGTCGCCAAATTCATTAAAAAAGAGGGCTTTGATATTGTTCACTGCTGGTTGCATACTGCCAACTTCTATGGAGGGTTTCCAGCATTGATGAATAGGGTCCCTGTTGTGTTTGGTGGACTGCAGGGTAATGTTGAGTTGTGTAGGCCGTGGGATTTTGTCTATAGGCTGTTGAATTTCAGATTTACATCTTGGATCGTCAATTCTCAAGAGCTTAAAAATAATCTTAAAAAAAACTCGGGTGTTAATGGCAATGAAATTTCCATAGTTAGAAATGGGGTTGAGCTACCAATTTTAACGCAAGAAAAACATTATAAACATTCAAATGAACATGGTAATTCACTTACGGTCGGTTTCGCTGGACGCCTTCATCAAATTAAAAATCCATTGTTGTTTTTGCATATGGCCAAGACTCTTCTTGATGGAGGAATTTTTGCAAAATTTTTAGTTGCTGGGGATGGACCCATGATGGAGCAAGTTAAAAAATTTGTCGAAGAAAATTGTTTGCAGGACCATGTTTCATTGTTGGGTATTGTTAAAGAAATGGAAGTGTTCTATCGAAAAATTGACATTTTGGTTTTAACTAGCGACTCGGAAAGTTGTCCAAATGTCTTGCTTGAGGCAATGTCCTATCAAATACCAGTGGTGTCAACTAGGTGTACTGATATGAGTTCTTTCTTGATGGATGGAAAAAATGGATTTGTTGTTGACCGAGGTGATGTTAAGAACTTGGTTTATAGGGTTAAAATGCTCTTGATTGATGGCAATATAAGAAAAAAAATGGGAAAATTTGGCAGAGTGGTTGTTGAGGAAAAATTTAATTTAAAAAATACTGTTAGTGAACTCGAAAATGTGTATTTGGCTGCATGTTCAAAAAAGTTGAGTAGGGGGAGGCGATGA
- a CDS encoding PHP domain-containing protein: MVNTGDGTFIHFSLIEPAWLRREMHLHTNYTDGKPSIAQVIQRAEKLGLAEIAFTEHVRADSEWFPGFAQEVRSLAASSPVRVLVGAEVRIKDFQGTLDISPEIRRHCDIVLASVHRFPGRQGERLEFQEIERDRFAEIEYRLALGFLKNGGANVLAHPGGMSLRRLEHFPEDYFASLMEEAARAAVAMEINSSYHHQVFDQYLAQLKKHDPLVSVGSDVHELERLGECSVRLKEILWKA; the protein is encoded by the coding sequence ATGGTAAATACCGGTGACGGTACGTTTATTCATTTTTCCCTCATCGAGCCGGCCTGGCTGCGCAGGGAAATGCACCTGCACACCAACTACACCGACGGCAAGCCGAGCATCGCCCAGGTTATCCAGAGGGCCGAAAAACTTGGCCTGGCGGAAATTGCCTTCACCGAGCATGTCAGGGCCGACTCCGAGTGGTTTCCGGGTTTTGCGCAGGAGGTCCGGAGTCTGGCCGCCTCCTCCCCGGTACGCGTGCTGGTTGGCGCTGAAGTGCGCATCAAGGATTTTCAGGGGACCTTGGACATTTCTCCGGAAATCCGCCGGCATTGCGACATCGTCCTGGCCAGCGTTCACCGCTTCCCCGGCCGACAGGGAGAACGTCTCGAGTTCCAGGAAATCGAGCGGGACAGGTTCGCCGAGATCGAGTACCGCCTGGCCCTGGGATTTCTGAAAAACGGTGGCGCCAACGTTCTTGCCCATCCGGGTGGGATGTCGTTGCGCCGCCTGGAGCATTTCCCCGAGGATTATTTCGCCAGCCTCATGGAAGAGGCGGCCAGGGCCGCTGTGGCCATGGAAATCAACAGTTCGTATCACCACCAGGTTTTCGATCAGTATCTAGCCCAATTGAAAAAACACGACCCCCTGGTATCAGTCGGGTCGGACGTCCATGAACTGGAGCGGCTTGGCGAATGCTCAGTACGGCTGAAGGAGATCCTATGGAAAGCTTGA
- a CDS encoding transposase, which translates to MNLHKKRYARQRPEFTGHVDKTLNDLAPLLRDMHSHTGRPSTPPEQLLRASLLQVLYSIRSERMLVEQLDYNLLFRWFVGLSMGDKAWNHPTFSKNRDRLMQFEVATVFF; encoded by the coding sequence TTGAATTTACACAAGAAACGTTATGCGCGGCAAAGACCAGAATTTACAGGCCATGTCGATAAGACGCTCAACGATCTGGCTCCGTTGCTTCGGGATATGCATTCCCACACCGGCCGCCCCTCGACTCCGCCGGAGCAGTTGCTACGTGCATCTCTTTTGCAAGTGCTCTACTCCATCCGCAGCGAGAGGATGCTGGTCGAACAATTGGATTACAACCTGTTGTTTCGCTGGTTCGTCGGGCTGTCCATGGGCGATAAGGCCTGGAATCATCCGACCTTTTCAAAAAACCGGGACCGGCTGATGCAATTCGAGGTCGCGACCGTGTTCTTCTAG
- a CDS encoding pectate lyase family protein, whose product MKKILFVIALWLIVSGCGGGTGEDYDDGPTGGFSVGEYSDEADASFGDDASTSLAPPRILADLRAFPGAEGFGTESPAGRGGKIIKVTNLNDSGAGSLRAAIEASGPRIVVFEVGGRIALRSDLEIRNPFITIAGQTAPFPGVQVTGARVTVQSHDVLIQHIRSRNGIADGASHSLRVISGSYNVVIDHCTFMWASDEVASIWTNDKPIYNVTLSNNIIAEGIGGSGKGTAIGAGTSLNNYSLGANIVDKVSVIKNLYANSVERFPMVSRDCNVMIANNLGYYSEWGFVELGVNNGPVKATVVGNHFVTGNRNQNSPSIWTMDISSGKHQVYVSDNVTSGSGVIPATFTDYDGGSVVNSPPIKDDTKLIAASQVKAYVLKNVGARPAERDSAEVRLINEVEREVGGFKFSVSEAGGWPAEYNYPTSRSFDSFIPYDPNGDDDGNGYTNIEEVLYELALEAEGRM is encoded by the coding sequence ATGAAGAAAATACTGTTTGTCATAGCGCTGTGGTTGATTGTTTCAGGGTGTGGGGGTGGAACCGGTGAGGATTATGATGATGGCCCGACTGGTGGATTTTCAGTAGGTGAATATTCGGATGAGGCCGATGCTAGTTTTGGGGATGATGCGTCAACATCTTTAGCGCCGCCTCGTATTTTAGCCGACCTGAGGGCATTCCCGGGAGCGGAAGGTTTTGGGACGGAAAGCCCTGCGGGACGGGGTGGTAAAATCATCAAAGTGACAAACTTGAACGACAGTGGCGCCGGTTCGCTGCGCGCGGCAATCGAAGCTTCAGGCCCACGCATTGTCGTCTTTGAGGTGGGGGGCAGGATCGCTCTTCGTAGTGATCTGGAAATTCGCAACCCCTTTATCACTATTGCGGGTCAAACTGCACCATTTCCCGGTGTCCAAGTGACTGGAGCCAGGGTTACGGTCCAGTCCCACGATGTTCTTATTCAGCATATCCGGTCCAGGAATGGGATTGCCGATGGGGCTTCCCACTCTCTCCGTGTAATATCTGGGTCTTATAATGTTGTAATCGACCATTGTACTTTTATGTGGGCGTCAGATGAAGTTGCATCCATTTGGACAAACGATAAGCCCATTTATAATGTTACTTTGAGCAACAATATAATTGCCGAAGGAATTGGAGGCAGTGGTAAGGGGACGGCCATCGGTGCAGGTACTTCTCTTAATAACTATAGCCTTGGTGCAAATATTGTAGATAAGGTTAGCGTTATTAAGAATCTCTATGCCAACAGTGTCGAACGTTTTCCGATGGTTAGTAGAGATTGCAATGTTATGATTGCAAATAACCTTGGATATTATAGTGAATGGGGTTTTGTTGAGCTAGGAGTAAACAACGGCCCGGTAAAGGCCACTGTCGTCGGAAATCATTTTGTTACTGGAAATAGGAATCAAAATTCGCCGAGTATTTGGACGATGGATATTTCCAGTGGCAAGCATCAGGTTTACGTAAGTGATAACGTGACGAGCGGAAGTGGTGTTATCCCTGCGACATTTACCGATTATGACGGTGGGTCTGTTGTAAACAGTCCCCCCATTAAAGATGATACGAAACTAATCGCGGCGAGCCAAGTCAAGGCATATGTTCTGAAAAACGTTGGAGCTCGGCCCGCAGAGAGGGACTCAGCTGAAGTTAGGCTGATAAACGAAGTTGAGCGAGAAGTGGGAGGGTTTAAGTTCTCCGTGTCCGAGGCAGGCGGGTGGCCTGCGGAGTACAATTATCCGACGAGTAGAAGTTTTGATTCGTTTATCCCATATGATCCAAATGGTGATGATGACGGCAACGGCTACACTAATATCGAGGAAGTGCTTTATGAGCTTGCATTGGAAGCTGAAGGGCGGATGTGA
- a CDS encoding Calx-beta domain-containing protein, whose amino-acid sequence MNRRRRYSLQFIFNLLMVFCLLGVSVPQAQAARWWVFPWEKTADTTAPTVAISNPGSGAVVTTAQTLAVAAVAQDNIGVSKVEFYDGSKLIGTDTSNPYSASLQITEALNGQRQLTAKAFDAAGNSTVSVPVSFTVQIAPPVVTPPATAAPGAIEFSAATYSVNEGSGKINLTVNRTGGSDGAVSVQWRTLTFDGNGTADWASDFGTVYPSQTLSFAAGEKSKTISVTINQDTAVEGDETFTVLLETPAGGATLGAKAKALVTIKDDDVASTPAPTPTPTPTPTGPGSLEFSAANSSVNEGAGKIDLTVNRTGGSDGAVSVQWRTLTFDGHGTADWASDYGTVYPSQTLSFAAGEKSKVISVTINQDSTVEGDETFTVLLEAPAGGATLGTKTSTLVTIKDDDTASAPAPAPTPTPTGPGALAFNAAAYSVNENAGKVNITINRVGGSSGAATVEWRTMTFDGYGTADWSNDYGTFLWTVVNFADGETSKVLPITINNDSTYEGDETFTVLLQNPTGGATLGATTSAVVTIKDDDVAGTPSTPTNPPVISGPLKAFPGAEGFGTESPAGRGGKIIKVTNLNDSGAGSLRAAIEASGPRIVVFEVGGRIALHSDLEIRNPFITIAGQTAPFPGVQVTGARVTVQSHDVLIQHVRSRNGIADGASHSLRVISGSYNVVIDHCTFMWASDEVASIWTNDKPIYNVTLSNNIIAEGIGGSGKGTAIGAGTSLNNYSLGANIVDKVSVIKNLYANSVERFPMVSRDCNVMIANNLGYYSEWGFVELGVNNGPVKATVVGNHFVTGNRNQNSPSIWTMDISSGKHQVYVSDNVTSGSGVIPATFTDYDGGSVVNSPPIKDDTKLIAASQVKAYVLKNVGARPAERDSAEVRLINEVEREVGGFKYSVSEAGGWPAEYNYPTSRSFDSFIPYDPNGDDDGNGYTNIEEVLYRLAMQAEGRN is encoded by the coding sequence ATGAACAGAAGACGACGATATAGCCTACAATTTATTTTCAACCTTCTAATGGTTTTTTGCCTGTTGGGCGTTTCCGTTCCCCAGGCCCAGGCGGCTCGCTGGTGGGTCTTCCCCTGGGAAAAGACTGCCGACACCACCGCGCCCACGGTGGCCATCAGCAACCCGGGTTCGGGTGCCGTGGTGACCACCGCACAGACCTTGGCCGTCGCTGCGGTGGCCCAGGATAACATCGGGGTATCCAAAGTTGAGTTCTATGACGGCAGCAAGCTGATTGGAACCGACACCAGCAATCCCTATTCGGCCAGCCTGCAGATTACCGAGGCGCTCAATGGCCAGCGCCAACTGACTGCCAAGGCGTTTGATGCCGCCGGCAATTCGACAGTTTCGGTCCCCGTCTCATTTACCGTGCAGATTGCCCCGCCGGTGGTCACTCCCCCGGCGACGGCTGCGCCCGGGGCCATTGAATTTTCGGCAGCGACCTACTCGGTTAACGAGGGGTCCGGCAAAATCAACCTCACCGTCAACCGGACCGGCGGCAGTGATGGAGCCGTCTCGGTTCAGTGGCGGACCCTGACCTTCGACGGCAACGGCACCGCCGACTGGGCAAGCGACTTTGGCACGGTGTATCCCTCGCAGACCCTCAGCTTTGCGGCTGGCGAAAAGAGCAAAACCATAAGCGTCACCATCAACCAGGATACCGCGGTCGAAGGGGATGAAACCTTTACCGTTCTGTTGGAGACTCCTGCCGGTGGCGCCACCCTGGGGGCCAAGGCCAAGGCCCTCGTGACGATCAAGGACGATGATGTGGCGAGCACTCCGGCTCCCACTCCCACTCCCACTCCCACTCCCACCGGACCCGGATCCCTGGAATTCAGCGCGGCCAATTCCTCGGTCAACGAAGGCGCCGGAAAAATCGACCTCACCGTCAATCGGACCGGCGGCAGTGACGGCGCGGTATCCGTTCAGTGGCGAACCCTGACCTTCGACGGGCACGGGACTGCCGACTGGGCCAGTGACTACGGCACGGTTTATCCCTCCCAGACCCTGAGCTTCGCGGCCGGGGAAAAAAGTAAGGTGATCAGTGTCACGATCAACCAGGATTCCACTGTGGAAGGGGATGAAACCTTCACGGTCCTGTTGGAAGCTCCTGCCGGTGGCGCCACTCTGGGTACCAAAACCAGCACCCTGGTGACGATCAAGGACGATGATACGGCAAGCGCTCCGGCCCCCGCTCCGACTCCGACACCGACCGGCCCCGGGGCCCTGGCTTTCAACGCTGCGGCCTATTCGGTGAACGAAAACGCCGGTAAGGTAAACATTACCATCAACCGCGTTGGCGGCAGTAGCGGCGCAGCCACCGTGGAGTGGCGGACCATGACCTTCGATGGCTACGGCACCGCCGACTGGTCGAACGACTACGGGACCTTCCTTTGGACCGTGGTGAATTTTGCCGACGGCGAAACCAGCAAGGTGCTGCCGATCACCATCAACAACGACAGCACCTACGAAGGTGACGAAACCTTCACGGTCCTTTTGCAAAACCCCACCGGTGGTGCAACCCTCGGTGCCACAACTTCTGCGGTGGTTACCATTAAGGATGATGATGTGGCCGGAACTCCTTCGACACCTACCAACCCTCCAGTTATATCCGGCCCATTGAAGGCATTCCCGGGAGCGGAAGGTTTTGGGACGGAAAGCCCTGCGGGACGGGGTGGTAAAATCATCAAAGTGACAAACTTGAACGACAGTGGCGCCGGTTCGCTGCGCGCGGCAATCGAAGCTTCAGGCCCACGCATTGTCGTCTTTGAGGTGGGGGGCAGGATCGCTCTTCATAGTGATCTGGAAATTCGCAACCCCTTTATCACTATTGCGGGTCAAACTGCACCATTTCCCGGTGTCCAAGTGACTGGAGCCAGGGTTACGGTCCAGTCCCACGATGTTCTTATTCAGCATGTCCGGTCCAGGAATGGGATTGCCGATGGGGCTTCCCACTCTCTCCGTGTAATATCTGGGTCTTATAATGTTGTAATCGACCATTGTACTTTTATGTGGGCGTCAGATGAAGTTGCATCCATTTGGACAAACGATAAGCCCATTTATAATGTTACTTTGAGCAACAATATAATTGCCGAAGGAATTGGAGGCAGTGGTAAGGGGACGGCCATCGGTGCAGGTACTTCTCTTAATAACTATAGCCTTGGTGCAAATATTGTAGATAAGGTTAGCGTTATTAAGAATCTCTATGCCAACAGTGTCGAACGTTTTCCGATGGTTAGTAGAGATTGCAATGTTATGATTGCAAATAACCTTGGATATTATAGTGAATGGGGTTTTGTTGAGCTAGGAGTAAACAACGGCCCGGTAAAGGCCACTGTCGTCGGAAATCATTTTGTTACTGGAAATAGGAATCAAAATTCGCCGAGTATTTGGACGATGGATATTTCCAGTGGCAAGCATCAGGTTTACGTAAGTGATAACGTGACGAGCGGAAGTGGTGTTATCCCTGCGACATTTACCGATTATGACGGTGGGTCTGTTGTAAACAGTCCCCCCATTAAAGACGATACGAAACTAATCGCGGCGAGCCAAGTCAAGGCATATGTTCTGAAAAACGTTGGAGCTCGGCCCGCAGAGAGGGACTCAGCTGAAGTTAGGCTGATAAACGAAGTTGAGCGAGAAGTGGGAGGGTTTAAGTACTCCGTGTCCGAGGCAGGCGGGTGGCCTGCGGAGTACAATTATCCGACGAGTAGAAGTTTTGATTCGTTTATCCCATATGATCCAAATGGTGATGATGACGGCAACGGCTACACTAATATTGAGGAAGTGCTTTATCGGCTAGCTATGCAGGCAGAAGGCAGAAATTAA
- a CDS encoding glycosyltransferase, with amino-acid sequence MNKNKISIFLPSLYGGGAERVMVNLANGLIELGYQVDVVLAKKDGKFFNLLNSKIEIIDLRSKRTFLCLFGLIKYLKKDKPTALISGLDHANIICILAQKISRAGCRSIITLHANFQPTYDDETINNIVKIKQKAFDCFIGLIFPFANNIIAVSEGVKEFYQNKYKLPKNKMKVIYNPVIDNSLKEKAKEPLDHPWFSQEHTPIILCVGRLSAQKNFKDAIYAFCEVRKHIKAKLVFLGEGEERLSLEEIIGKCGYKEDIEMLGFVSNPYKYLSRSSVFLLSSLFEGLPTVIIEALSLGIPVVSTDCPSGPSEIIGQNKYCRIVPVGDIHGLANGILEVINKKILPEGLNGLNVYDVGYASRKYVEIINEEGGF; translated from the coding sequence ATGAATAAAAATAAAATTTCCATTTTCCTGCCATCCTTGTATGGCGGAGGAGCTGAACGTGTGATGGTAAATCTTGCCAATGGTTTAATTGAACTCGGGTATCAAGTTGACGTTGTTCTTGCAAAAAAAGATGGAAAGTTTTTTAATCTTCTTAATAGCAAAATCGAAATTATTGATTTGAGATCAAAAAGGACCTTTCTGTGCTTATTCGGATTAATTAAGTATCTTAAGAAAGATAAGCCAACGGCCTTAATTTCCGGACTTGATCATGCAAATATTATTTGTATTTTGGCCCAAAAAATATCACGGGCTGGATGCCGCTCCATTATTACACTTCATGCCAACTTTCAACCAACCTATGATGATGAAACAATTAATAATATTGTCAAAATAAAACAAAAAGCATTTGATTGCTTTATTGGTTTAATTTTCCCCTTTGCCAATAATATTATAGCAGTCTCAGAAGGTGTCAAAGAATTTTACCAGAACAAATATAAGCTCCCAAAAAATAAAATGAAAGTTATTTATAATCCAGTTATTGATAATTCTTTAAAAGAAAAAGCAAAAGAACCTTTGGATCATCCATGGTTTTCACAGGAACATACACCAATAATACTCTGTGTTGGTAGACTTTCTGCTCAGAAAAATTTTAAAGATGCAATATACGCTTTCTGTGAAGTTAGGAAGCATATCAAAGCAAAACTAGTATTTCTAGGAGAAGGTGAAGAGAGGCTGTCCCTTGAGGAAATTATAGGTAAATGTGGTTATAAGGAGGATATCGAGATGTTAGGCTTTGTCTCTAACCCTTATAAATACCTTTCCAGATCGTCGGTTTTTTTGTTGTCTTCGCTCTTTGAAGGTCTGCCAACTGTAATTATAGAAGCACTCAGTCTTGGGATTCCAGTGGTGTCAACTGACTGCCCAAGCGGACCATCAGAGATCATAGGTCAAAACAAATATTGTCGTATTGTCCCTGTGGGGGATATTCATGGATTAGCTAATGGTATTCTTGAGGTTATAAATAAAAAAATCCTTCCTGAAGGATTGAATGGTCTTAATGTATATGATGTCGGATATGCCTCCAGAAAATATGTAGAAATAATTAATGAGGAGGGTGGATTTTAG